Proteins encoded together in one uncultured Desulfobacter sp. window:
- a CDS encoding uracil-DNA glycosylase, with product MINHFFKLLHKPAAEQVFNPWVEVDKENDIDKTAPEKRMLNLKCYLQERINAEYLLLAEALGYQGGHFTGIPMTSERIILGHKADIGIAPDHVCRSPLCRTSNTNKHKDGFNEPTATIVWGKLIDEGLNTRNFVLWNAFPWHPYKNSKGLLSNRTPTNNEMIEGAPVLEALLKAFNFKKIIALGNKADDSLSGMGIKAEKVRHPAMGGAERFREQFLKIVKG from the coding sequence ATGATAAACCATTTTTTTAAGTTGCTGCATAAACCCGCAGCTGAACAGGTTTTCAATCCATGGGTTGAAGTTGATAAAGAAAATGACATTGATAAAACCGCTCCTGAAAAAAGAATGTTGAACCTGAAATGTTACCTGCAAGAACGTATCAATGCCGAATACCTGCTTCTTGCAGAGGCTTTAGGGTATCAAGGCGGTCATTTTACAGGTATCCCCATGACCTCGGAAAGAATTATTCTGGGGCATAAGGCTGATATAGGGATTGCCCCTGATCATGTATGCCGTTCACCGTTATGCAGGACAAGCAACACGAATAAACATAAAGATGGCTTTAACGAACCCACTGCAACAATTGTCTGGGGGAAGTTGATTGATGAAGGATTGAATACAAGAAATTTTGTTCTTTGGAATGCTTTTCCCTGGCACCCATACAAAAACTCAAAAGGCTTGTTGTCTAACAGGACGCCGACTAATAATGAGATGATAGAAGGCGCCCCGGTTCTGGAAGCACTTTTAAAGGCATTTAATTTCAAGAAAATCATAGCGCTCGGCAATAAGGCGGATGATTCACTGAGCGGTATGGGCATAAAAGCGGAAAAAGTCAGGCATCCTGCCATGGGTGGGGCAGAACGTTTCCGGGAACAGTTTTTAAAAATTGTAAAAGGTTAG